One window from the genome of Ovis canadensis isolate MfBH-ARS-UI-01 breed Bighorn chromosome 21, ARS-UI_OviCan_v2, whole genome shotgun sequence encodes:
- the LOC138427237 gene encoding olfactory receptor 10N1-like codes for MRNHTELNEFILLGIPQTEGLETVLFLIFSFIYPLTLLGNLLILLAIVSSSTLHTPMYFFLGLLSILDMLFPSVTCPKMLFYLSGQSRAISYKGCAVQLFFYHFLGSTEGCLYSVMAYDRFVAICHPLRYMLIMRPGVCVGLVMAAWLVGCLQATILTSFTFQLPYCGPNRVDHFFCDIPAVLPLACADSSLAQTVGSTNVGFLALTLWLSVCVSYTCTGIAILRIRSAEGRQKAFSTCSAHLTAILCAFGPVIIIYLQPTPNPFLSATVQILNNIVSPMLNSLIYSLRNKEVKISLKRVFYNVFTALD; via the coding sequence ATGAGGAATCACACAGAGCTGAATGAGTTCATCCTACTGGGAATACCTCAGACAGAGGGACTGGAGACTGTGCTCTTTCTCATCTTCTCCTTCATTTACCCCTTGACCCTGCTGGGAAATTTGCTCATCCTTCTAGCAATTGTCTCTTCCTCAACCCTTCACACGCCCATGTACTTCTTCTTGGGACTCCTATCGATTTTGGACATGCTGTTCCCCTCTGTCACTTGTCCCAAGATGCTATTCTATCTCTCTGGCCAGAGCCGAGCCATATCTTATAAGGGATGTGCTGTTCAGCTCTTCTTCTATCATTTCCTGGGTTCTACGGAAGGCTGCCTCTATTCTGTGATGGCTTATGATCGCTTTGTTGCCATCTGTCACCCACTGAGGTATATGCTCATCATGAGACCTGGAGTCTGTGTTGGTTTGGTCATGGCAGCTTGGTTGGTAGGTTGTCTTCAGGCCACTATCCTGACATCCTTTACCTTTCAGCTACCCTACTGTGGCCCCAATAGAGTGGACCACTTCTTCTGTGACATTCCTGCTGTCTTACCCCTGGCTTGTGCTGATAGCTCCCTGGCCCAGACAGTGGGTTCCACTAATGTTGGCTTTCTGGCTTTAACGCTTTGGTTGAGTGTTTGTGTCTCCTACACATGCACTGGGATTGCCATTTTGAGGATCCGTTcagcagagggcaggcagaaaGCTTTCTCTACCTGCAGTGCCCACCTCACTGCCATTCTTTGTGCCTTTGGACCTGTAATCATTATCTATCTGCAGCCCACACCCAACCCTTTTCTCAGTGCCACGgtgcaaatattaaataatattgtcTCACCCATGCTGAACTCATTAATCTATTCCTTAAGGAACAAGGAGGTGAAAATCTCATTAAAAAGGGTATTCTATAATGTATTTACTGCTCTGGACTAA
- the LOC138426751 gene encoding olfactory receptor 10N1-like — MRNHTELNEFILLGIPQTEGLETVLLVIFTFIYPLTLLGNLLILLATVSSSTLHTPMYFFLGLLSILDMLFPSVTCPKMLFYLSGQSRAISYKGCAVQLFFYHFLGSTEGCLYSVMAYDRFVAICHPLRYMLIMRPGVCVGLVLAAWLLSYLHATVLIAFVFQLPYCGPNRVDHFFCDIPAVLPLACADSSLAQRVSSTNVGFLVLMFWLCVCVSYTRIGIAILRIRSAEGRQKAFSTCSAHLTAILCAFGPVIIVYLQPTPNPLLGATVQILNNTVSPMLNSLIYSLRNKEVKRSLKMVFYNVVFTALK; from the coding sequence ATGAGGAATCACACAGAGCTGAATGAGTTCATCCTACTGGGAATACCTCAGACAGAGGGACTGGAGACTGTGCTCCTTGTCATCTTCACATTTATTTACCCCTTGACCTTGCTGGGCAATTTGCTCATCCTTCTAGCAACTGTCTCCTCCTCAACCCTTCACACTCCCATGTACTTCTTCTTGGGACTCCTATCGATTTTGGACATGCTGTTCCCTTCTGTCACCTGTCCCAAGATGCTATTCTATCTCTCTGGCCAGAGCCGAGCCATATCTTATAAGGGATGTGCTGTTCAGCTCTTCTTCTATCATTTCCTGGGTTCTACAGAAGGCTGCCTCTATTCTGTGATGGCTTATGATCGCTTTGTTGCCATCTGTCACCCACTGAGGTATATGCTCATCATGAGACCTGGAGTCTGTGTTGGTTTGGTCTTGGCTGCCTGGTTGCTAAGTTATCTTCATGCCACCGTCCTGATAGCTTTTGTCTTTCAGCTACCCTACTGTGGCCCCAATAGAGTGGACCACTTCTTCTGTGACATCCCTGCTGTCTTACCCCTGGCTTGTGCTGATAGCTCCCTGGCCCAGAGAGTGAGTTCCACTAATGTTGGCTTTCTGGTTTTAATGTTTTggttgtgtgtttgtgtctccTACACACGCATTGGAATTGCCATTTTGAGGATCCGTTctgcagagggcaggcagaaAGCTTTCTCTACCTGCAGTGCCCACCTCACTGCCATTCTTTGTGCCTTTGGACCTGTAATCATTGTCTATCTGCAGCCCACACCCAACCCCTTGCTAGGTGCCACAgtgcaaatattaaataatactgtCTCACCCATGCTGAACTCGTTAATCTATTCCTTAAGGAACAAGGAAGTGAAAAGATCCCTAAAAATGGTTTTCTACAATGTAGTATTTACTGCTCTGAAATAA